One window of the Archangium primigenium genome contains the following:
- a CDS encoding type 1 glutamine amidotransferase domain-containing protein: MKILAAMKILLIVTSHSQFGNTGEPTGYWLEELAAPYEAFVEAGAQVDIASPEGGKAPVDPRSQQEPTDATKAFLADGAAQKKAAQTLKISDVKERYDAYFVVGGHGVMWDLATSAPVHTLLSKGYARGSVVAAVCHGPAALVGVKGPDGEPLVKGKRVAAFSNAEETAAKFDTVVPFALETRIRELGARYESGPMWQSFAVRDGRLVTGQNPASSAAAAREVIAALTEKAGEKKAEAKKK, from the coding sequence ATGAAGATCCTGGCCGCCATGAAGATCCTGCTCATCGTCACCAGCCACTCGCAGTTCGGCAACACCGGGGAGCCCACCGGCTACTGGCTGGAGGAGCTCGCCGCCCCCTACGAGGCCTTCGTCGAGGCGGGCGCCCAGGTGGACATCGCCTCGCCCGAGGGCGGCAAGGCCCCCGTGGACCCGCGCAGCCAGCAGGAGCCCACCGACGCCACGAAGGCCTTCCTCGCGGACGGCGCGGCCCAGAAGAAGGCCGCCCAGACGCTGAAGATCTCCGACGTGAAGGAGCGCTACGACGCCTACTTCGTGGTGGGCGGCCACGGCGTGATGTGGGACCTGGCCACGTCCGCGCCCGTGCACACGCTCCTGTCCAAGGGCTACGCGCGGGGCTCGGTGGTGGCGGCGGTGTGCCACGGCCCGGCGGCGCTGGTGGGCGTGAAGGGCCCGGACGGCGAGCCGCTCGTGAAGGGCAAGCGCGTGGCGGCCTTCAGCAACGCCGAGGAGACGGCGGCCAAGTTCGACACCGTCGTCCCCTTCGCCCTGGAGACGCGCATCCGGGAGCTGGGCGCGCGCTACGAGTCCGGCCCGATGTGGCAGAGCTTCGCGGTGCGGGATGGTCGGCTCGTCACCGGGCAGAACCCCGCCTCGTCCGCCGCCGCCGCGCGTGAGGTCATCGCGGCATTGACCGAGAAGGCGGGCGAGAAGAAGGCCGAGGCGAAGAAGAAGTAA
- a CDS encoding sigma 54-interacting transcriptional regulator encodes MPTPPPHPDDILTNPGDDGLDSVVLPEAGAAGSNTQVLVLQPSATLKLRRCRLQVTAGPHEGRALVSDKERLRCGAHASNDLVLAEDRAVSRHHFEILATERGWLLVDLNSTNGTYLEGRRVERAYLSPGTQVRAGSSVLTFAPIDEEVVLEPDGEGELGGLVGQSVRMRQVFALIKKIAPMDVSVIVGGETGTGKELVARAIHEHSGRGKGPLVVLDCGAIPPELIESELFGHEKGAFTGALTARPGAFERAHGGTIFLDELGELRLDLQPKLLRVLENREVRRVGGNDVLEVDCRVIAATNRDLVKEIAAGNFREDLFFRLSVIHLQLPPLRERCEDIPLILKRALADPEVLARHGKKRISPEAQALLTAYPWPGNVRELMNVLSHVLAFSEGEEVLPQHLPARVQGQARELPLPFNEHLSFKDAKEQLLENFEREYVNRVLSRCEGNLSRAARESGLHRKSIERLVKKYQLDAKGMKPR; translated from the coding sequence ATGCCCACTCCCCCTCCCCACCCGGATGACATCCTCACCAATCCGGGAGACGACGGGCTCGACTCCGTCGTCCTCCCCGAGGCGGGGGCCGCGGGCTCGAACACGCAGGTGTTGGTGCTCCAACCCAGCGCCACGCTCAAGCTGCGCCGCTGCCGCCTGCAGGTGACGGCCGGGCCCCACGAGGGCCGCGCGCTCGTGTCCGACAAGGAACGGCTGCGCTGCGGGGCCCACGCCTCCAACGACCTGGTGCTCGCCGAGGACCGCGCCGTCAGCCGCCACCACTTCGAGATCCTCGCCACCGAGCGGGGCTGGCTGCTCGTGGACCTCAACTCCACCAACGGCACCTACCTGGAGGGCCGGCGCGTCGAGCGCGCCTACCTGTCGCCGGGCACCCAGGTGCGCGCGGGCTCCTCGGTCCTGACGTTCGCGCCCATCGACGAGGAGGTGGTGCTCGAGCCCGACGGCGAGGGGGAGCTCGGGGGCCTGGTGGGCCAGAGCGTGCGCATGCGCCAGGTGTTCGCGCTCATCAAGAAGATCGCCCCCATGGACGTGTCCGTCATCGTCGGCGGCGAGACGGGCACGGGCAAGGAGCTGGTGGCGCGCGCCATCCACGAGCACAGCGGCCGGGGCAAGGGCCCCCTGGTGGTGCTCGACTGCGGCGCCATCCCGCCCGAGCTCATCGAGAGCGAGCTGTTCGGCCACGAGAAGGGCGCCTTCACCGGGGCCCTGACGGCGCGCCCGGGCGCCTTCGAGCGCGCCCACGGGGGCACCATCTTCCTGGACGAGCTGGGCGAGCTGCGGCTGGACCTGCAGCCCAAGCTCTTGCGCGTGTTGGAGAACCGCGAGGTGCGGCGCGTGGGCGGCAACGACGTGCTGGAGGTGGACTGCCGCGTCATCGCCGCCACCAACCGCGACCTGGTCAAGGAGATCGCCGCGGGCAACTTCCGCGAGGACCTCTTCTTCCGCCTGTCCGTCATCCACCTGCAACTTCCCCCCTTGCGCGAGCGGTGCGAGGACATCCCCCTCATCCTCAAGCGCGCCCTGGCCGACCCCGAGGTGCTCGCCCGCCACGGCAAGAAGCGCATCTCCCCCGAGGCCCAGGCCCTGCTCACCGCCTACCCCTGGCCGGGCAACGTGCGCGAGCTGATGAACGTGCTCTCGCACGTGCTCGCCTTCAGCGAGGGCGAGGAGGTGCTCCCCCAGCACCTGCCCGCGCGCGTCCAGGGCCAGGCGCGCGAGCTGCCCCTGCCCTTCAACGAGCACCTGTCCTTCAAGGACGCCAAGGAGCAGCTGCTGGAGAACTTCGAGCGCGAGTACGTCAACCGCGTGCTCTCGCGCTGCGAGGGGAACCTGTCGCGCGCGGCCCGGGAGAGCGGCCTGCACCGCAAGTCCATCGAGCGGCTGGTGAAGAAGTATCAGCTGGACGCCAAGGGCATGAAGCCCCGGTGA
- a CDS encoding TetR/AcrR family transcriptional regulator — translation MTDVEDVRARILDKARELLLTRGYSQMTMEALGGELRMSKKTLYRVFPSKEALGEAVIAAYFADVGEELAGLRHREDLDFDARLRLYVKTIAGHYHRGARALEELQREAPALWKTLLEVRRRAVQDNFGALVTLGVRAGAFRSDVEPRLLLRMMLTLVDQLLRPDVQAELDLSTERIFTHMMDVLLDGLRTDRATG, via the coding sequence ATGACGGACGTGGAGGACGTGCGCGCCCGCATCCTGGACAAGGCCCGCGAGCTGTTGCTCACCCGGGGCTACTCCCAGATGACCATGGAGGCCCTGGGCGGCGAGCTGCGCATGAGCAAGAAGACGCTCTACCGGGTCTTCCCCAGCAAGGAGGCGCTGGGGGAGGCCGTCATCGCCGCGTACTTCGCCGACGTGGGCGAGGAGCTGGCGGGCCTGCGGCATCGCGAGGACCTGGACTTCGACGCGCGGCTGCGGCTGTACGTGAAGACGATCGCCGGGCACTACCACCGGGGGGCCCGGGCGCTCGAGGAGCTGCAGCGCGAGGCCCCCGCGCTCTGGAAGACGCTGCTGGAGGTGCGGCGGCGCGCGGTGCAGGACAACTTCGGCGCGCTGGTCACCCTGGGCGTGCGCGCGGGCGCCTTCCGCTCGGACGTGGAGCCGCGGCTGCTCTTGCGCATGATGCTCACCCTGGTGGACCAGCTCCTGCGGCCCGACGTCCAGGCGGAGCTGGACCTGTCCACCGAGCGCATCTTCACCCACATGATGGACGTCCTGCTGGACGGGCTGCGCACGGACCGCGCCACCGGTTAG
- a CDS encoding RimK family alpha-L-glutamate ligase — MPAKKVSTKKASVREPGPAPIHAAQPRAPAEPPPRRPRAKKTVVILSRKRSLYSTRRLVEAIKQRGERPLVLDTLRCTMVLAPSQPRMLYRGVDIKGVDVVIPRIGASITGYGLAVVHHFEMMGVPVLNSAAAISQSRDKLRALQLLCRAGMDVPRSVMAHDRGNVRTLVREVGGLPIIIKLLRGTQGVGVMIAHSLQEVQTIVNTFWDLGQEVVLQEFVAESKGRDVRALVVGDRVVGAMRRRAKKGEFRSNLHRGGEGTPVDLPDAYTEVAVKAARLLGLEIAGVDMLEGHRGPRLMELNSSPGFEGLEKATKKDIAGGMIDHALLLSERGAPPATARPTL; from the coding sequence ATGCCCGCCAAGAAGGTATCGACCAAGAAGGCGTCCGTCCGGGAACCCGGTCCGGCCCCGATACACGCGGCGCAGCCCCGGGCCCCGGCCGAGCCGCCCCCGCGCCGCCCGAGGGCCAAGAAGACCGTGGTCATCCTCTCGCGCAAGCGCTCGCTGTACTCCACGCGCCGGCTGGTGGAGGCCATCAAGCAGCGCGGAGAGCGGCCCCTGGTGCTCGACACCCTGCGCTGCACCATGGTGCTCGCCCCGAGCCAGCCGCGCATGCTCTACCGGGGCGTGGACATCAAGGGCGTGGACGTGGTGATTCCGCGCATCGGCGCGTCCATCACCGGCTACGGGCTGGCGGTGGTGCACCACTTCGAGATGATGGGGGTGCCGGTGCTCAACAGCGCCGCGGCCATCTCGCAGAGCCGCGACAAGCTCCGGGCGCTCCAGCTCCTGTGCCGCGCGGGCATGGACGTGCCCCGCTCGGTGATGGCGCATGATCGCGGCAATGTCCGCACGCTCGTGCGGGAGGTGGGCGGGCTGCCCATCATCATCAAGCTGTTGCGCGGCACCCAGGGCGTGGGGGTGATGATCGCCCACTCCCTCCAGGAGGTGCAGACCATCGTCAACACCTTCTGGGACCTGGGGCAGGAGGTGGTGCTCCAGGAGTTCGTGGCCGAGAGCAAGGGCCGGGACGTGCGCGCGCTGGTGGTGGGGGACCGGGTGGTGGGCGCCATGCGGCGGCGGGCCAAGAAGGGCGAGTTCCGCTCCAACCTGCACCGCGGGGGCGAGGGCACGCCGGTGGACCTGCCGGACGCGTACACCGAGGTGGCGGTGAAGGCCGCGCGGCTGCTCGGCCTGGAGATCGCCGGCGTGGACATGCTGGAGGGCCACCGGGGCCCGCGCCTCATGGAGCTCAACTCCAGCCCCGGCTTCGAGGGCCTGGAGAAGGCGACGAAGAAGGACATCGCGGGCGGGATGATCGACCACGCGCTGCTGTTGTCCGAGCGCGGCGCGCCGCCCGCCACCGCCCGGCCCACGCTGTAG
- a CDS encoding MmcQ/YjbR family DNA-binding protein has protein sequence MTPALERVRALCLALPETTERPSHGAPTFFIRDKKTFVSFLDHHHDDGRLALWCAAPPGLQADLVRSDPERFFVPPYVGHRGWIGVRLDRGEHWDTVANLIREAWLTVAPKTLRAKLPPRTG, from the coding sequence GTGACCCCCGCGCTCGAGCGCGTCCGGGCGCTCTGCCTCGCGCTGCCGGAGACCACGGAGCGGCCGAGCCACGGCGCGCCCACGTTCTTCATCCGCGACAAGAAGACGTTCGTGAGCTTCCTGGACCACCACCACGACGATGGGCGGCTGGCGCTATGGTGCGCCGCGCCGCCCGGGCTCCAGGCGGACCTGGTGCGCTCGGACCCCGAGCGCTTCTTCGTGCCGCCCTACGTGGGGCACCGCGGCTGGATCGGCGTGCGGCTGGACCGGGGCGAGCACTGGGACACCGTGGCCAACCTCATCCGCGAGGCCTGGCTCACGGTGGCGCCCAAGACCCTGCGCGCGAAGCTGCCGCCCCGGACGGGGTAA
- a CDS encoding cytochrome P450: protein MSTQSQPHRTFGPDFVLDLEDPAYIQNPYPTYQWLREHAPAYRWRAHADAVVFTRHPDVRALVFDRRFTNDYRQWEFAQEARWPAEHAEYKAVIDHGLFALSDENHLRVRKLVSGAFTPRAAERMRGEVQATVDHLIDTHARGPRFNLTAITESLPITVISDMLKIPTELRADFREFGLAVVRSSILFNNAERMFELIAPMPRWLGMLRGVIEARRAQPLENDLLSTLIAAQEEGHKLSEIELISIVQAMIAAGSDTTVHAANWAFHTLLTHPDQLALLRAEPTLLRNAVEECLRYDLFGKTGVPRFAKEALEFAGVALRKGQMVIPHIPAALRDGEVFAEPDRFDIRRDVSQTIAFGGGQHFCLGAAVARMQLDTVIGTIVRRFPTMKLADKPEFQPHPLMRAMSRLDVTVDGA from the coding sequence ATGAGCACCCAGTCCCAGCCGCACCGCACGTTCGGTCCCGACTTCGTCCTCGATCTGGAAGACCCCGCCTACATCCAGAACCCCTACCCCACCTACCAGTGGCTCCGGGAGCACGCGCCCGCCTACCGCTGGCGCGCCCATGCCGACGCCGTGGTCTTCACCCGGCACCCGGACGTGCGGGCGCTCGTCTTCGACCGCCGCTTCACCAATGACTACCGGCAGTGGGAGTTCGCCCAGGAGGCGCGCTGGCCGGCCGAGCACGCCGAGTACAAGGCGGTCATCGACCACGGGCTGTTCGCGCTGTCGGACGAGAACCACCTCCGGGTGCGCAAGCTCGTCAGTGGCGCCTTCACCCCCCGCGCCGCCGAGCGGATGCGCGGGGAGGTGCAGGCCACGGTGGACCACCTCATCGACACCCACGCGCGGGGGCCTCGCTTCAACCTCACCGCCATCACCGAGTCGCTGCCCATCACCGTCATCAGCGACATGCTCAAGATTCCCACGGAGCTGCGCGCGGACTTCCGCGAGTTCGGCCTCGCCGTGGTGCGCAGCTCCATCCTCTTCAACAACGCCGAGCGGATGTTCGAGCTCATCGCGCCCATGCCGCGCTGGCTGGGCATGCTCCGGGGCGTCATCGAGGCGCGCCGGGCCCAACCGCTCGAGAATGATCTGCTCAGCACGCTCATCGCCGCGCAGGAGGAGGGCCACAAGCTCTCGGAGATCGAGCTCATCTCCATCGTCCAGGCGATGATCGCCGCGGGCTCGGACACCACGGTGCACGCGGCCAACTGGGCCTTCCACACCCTGCTCACGCACCCGGACCAGCTCGCGCTCCTGCGCGCCGAGCCCACGCTGCTGCGCAACGCCGTCGAGGAGTGTCTGCGCTACGACCTGTTCGGCAAGACGGGGGTGCCGCGCTTCGCCAAGGAGGCCCTGGAGTTCGCGGGCGTGGCGCTGCGCAAGGGCCAGATGGTCATCCCGCACATCCCCGCCGCGCTGCGCGACGGCGAGGTCTTCGCCGAGCCGGACCGGTTCGACATCCGCCGCGACGTGAGCCAGACCATCGCCTTCGGAGGCGGCCAGCACTTCTGCCTGGGCGCCGCCGTGGCCCGGATGCAGTTGGACACCGTCATCGGCACGATCGTGCGGCGCTTCCCCACGATGAAGCTCGCGGACAAGCCCGAGTTCCAGCCCCACCCGCTCATGCGCGCCATGAGCCGGTTGGACGTCACGGTGGACGGCGCGTGA
- a CDS encoding endonuclease/exonuclease/phosphatase family protein yields MRRPLLLLSLLPLLAGCEWVANPMKYTREDVPRFKAHAAHPEPNPRPTALKVMTWNVKYGACRIDFWFDFWGDRVQMTPTEVDDCLTRVAALIREYDPDLLMLEEIEVDSRRSAYVDQVRYLLENTNLRYGAYMSTWNARYVPSEGVGRMDLGNAILSRYPITRAERIRQKDRTDQDPLTETFYLKRGIGRVEVDVGEGRTLAAYVVHTEAYDQDGTKQQHIQQIHDVVRAETLPWVLGGDLNELPPVCDERAAPGTPDSCEGKLKLSGFLDERASSIGTDFEQPPYTPSVMKQYYDDFEPSIPLSRYGVGEENQRRYFTHSTLGPDVVNEQGEPGDWNRTLDYLFVRKGETWTDTGVLQRPNDMGIQSDPLRLSDHAPVVGTWRLP; encoded by the coding sequence ATGAGACGACCCCTCCTCCTGCTGTCCCTGTTGCCCCTGTTGGCTGGCTGCGAATGGGTGGCCAACCCCATGAAGTACACCCGGGAGGACGTGCCGCGCTTCAAGGCCCACGCGGCGCACCCCGAGCCCAATCCCCGTCCCACCGCGCTCAAGGTGATGACGTGGAACGTGAAGTACGGCGCGTGCCGGATCGACTTCTGGTTCGACTTCTGGGGCGACCGCGTGCAGATGACGCCCACCGAGGTGGATGACTGCCTCACCCGCGTGGCCGCGCTCATCCGCGAGTACGACCCGGACCTGCTCATGCTGGAGGAGATCGAGGTCGACTCGCGCCGCAGCGCCTACGTGGACCAGGTGCGCTACCTCCTGGAGAACACGAACCTGCGCTACGGGGCCTACATGTCCACGTGGAACGCGCGCTACGTGCCCTCCGAGGGCGTGGGCCGCATGGACCTGGGCAACGCCATCCTCTCGCGCTACCCCATCACCCGCGCCGAGCGCATCCGCCAGAAGGACCGCACGGATCAGGATCCGCTCACGGAGACCTTCTACCTCAAGCGCGGCATCGGCCGCGTCGAGGTGGACGTGGGCGAGGGCCGCACGCTCGCCGCCTACGTGGTGCACACCGAGGCCTATGACCAGGACGGCACCAAGCAGCAGCACATCCAGCAGATCCACGACGTGGTGCGCGCGGAGACGCTGCCCTGGGTGCTCGGAGGCGACCTCAACGAGCTGCCCCCGGTGTGCGACGAGCGCGCGGCGCCCGGCACGCCGGACTCCTGCGAGGGCAAGCTCAAGCTGTCCGGCTTCCTCGACGAGCGCGCGAGCAGCATCGGCACCGACTTCGAGCAGCCGCCCTACACGCCCAGCGTCATGAAGCAGTACTACGACGACTTCGAGCCCTCCATCCCCCTGAGCCGCTACGGCGTGGGCGAGGAGAACCAGCGGCGCTACTTCACGCACTCCACCCTCGGCCCGGACGTGGTCAACGAGCAGGGCGAGCCCGGCGACTGGAACCGCACGCTCGACTACCTCTTCGTGCGCAAGGGCGAGACGTGGACAGACACGGGCGTGCTCCAGAGACCCAACGACATGGGCATCCAGTCCGACCCCCTGCGCCTGTCCGACCACGCCCCCGTGGTGGGCACCTGGAGGCTGCCATGA
- the ileS gene encoding isoleucine--tRNA ligase, whose amino-acid sequence MSDPAAPPQDYKDSVNLPKTDFPMKGNLAQLEPRMLERWGDRDIWAKMLRRRVGAPPFVIADGPPYANGHLHAGHALNKVLKDIVVKYRGLAGHQVDFIPGWDTHGLPIEQAVEKRLKDKKIDKRTLDRDTFLEQCRAYALEFVEIQRAEFKRLGVLGDWDNPYRTLDFPYEAQEIRELATFARRGMLYRRKKPVYFCLTDQTALAEAEVEYEEHESPSVYVAFPAGPELAERVPALKGQTVSFVIWTTTPWTLPANLAIAVNADYEYVFYALGERVICVAKDLLPKVLAEVKADELQVKTVKVPGGEVAAAALVDPERIIAYARGDELEGCTYQHVFYPRTGKILLGEHVTLDAGTGLVHTAPGHGQEDYEVGLKYGLDIYNPVRHDGRYDDSVGEGLAGKKVFEANPLVIDRLVERGVLLNARTDTVAHSYPHCWRCHHPVILSATYQWFIPLDQPLTQGRTFRERVLDEVDRVQWVPGWGQSRIRGMLETRPDWCISRQRTWGVPIPIAYCAGCEDAVISPELMEKVAAAVEKEGAGVWYRTPVKDFLPPGHVCGKCGGAEFRRETDILDVWFDSACMFSAVLDRRQRIPADLFLEGSDQHRGWFHSSILVSVGTRDVSPYKACLTHGFVVDGQGEKMSKSKGNVVAPDKIIQQYGAEVLRLWVASSDYRNDVRLSDQILKGLSEGYRKIRNTLRYALSNLYDFDPVKDAVAPEALPALDQWARGRLAEVVTRVKRAYEAYEFHLVYATVVDFCAGDLSAVYFDILKDRLYTSRASGPARRAAQTVLYEVASVLLRVLSPIMSFTAEEAWQYLPGDKTESIFLTDFPEPGVQPDPALAERYTKLFAVRSAVQGLLEAARREKMIGASLEARVVLSARGAARDFLQAHAAELPGLLIVSQVDLADAAGDKARALDVTQALGGDVSAEVLSARGAKCPRCWTYAEAVAEGAPVCGKCQDALA is encoded by the coding sequence ATGAGTGACCCGGCGGCGCCCCCCCAGGACTACAAGGACTCGGTCAACCTTCCCAAGACGGACTTCCCCATGAAGGGCAACCTCGCCCAGCTCGAGCCGCGCATGCTCGAGCGGTGGGGGGACCGGGACATCTGGGCCAAGATGCTGCGGCGGCGCGTGGGCGCCCCGCCCTTCGTCATCGCGGACGGCCCCCCGTACGCCAACGGCCACCTGCACGCGGGCCACGCGCTCAACAAGGTCCTTAAGGACATCGTCGTGAAGTACCGCGGCCTCGCCGGCCACCAGGTGGACTTCATCCCCGGCTGGGACACGCACGGGCTGCCCATCGAGCAGGCCGTGGAGAAGCGGCTCAAGGACAAGAAGATCGACAAGCGCACCCTGGACCGGGACACCTTCCTGGAGCAGTGCCGCGCCTACGCCCTGGAGTTCGTGGAGATCCAGCGCGCCGAGTTCAAGCGCCTGGGCGTGCTCGGTGACTGGGACAACCCCTACCGCACCCTGGACTTCCCCTACGAGGCCCAGGAGATCCGCGAGCTGGCCACCTTCGCCCGGCGCGGCATGCTCTACCGGCGCAAGAAGCCCGTGTACTTCTGCCTCACCGACCAGACGGCGCTCGCCGAGGCCGAGGTGGAGTACGAGGAGCACGAGAGCCCGTCCGTCTACGTGGCCTTCCCGGCTGGCCCCGAGCTCGCCGAGCGCGTGCCCGCCCTGAAGGGCCAGACCGTCTCCTTCGTCATCTGGACCACCACGCCCTGGACGCTGCCGGCCAACCTCGCCATCGCGGTCAACGCCGACTACGAGTACGTCTTCTACGCCCTGGGCGAGCGCGTCATCTGCGTGGCCAAGGACCTGCTGCCCAAGGTGCTCGCCGAGGTGAAGGCGGACGAGCTCCAGGTGAAGACGGTGAAGGTGCCGGGCGGAGAAGTCGCCGCCGCGGCCCTGGTGGACCCCGAGCGCATCATCGCCTACGCGCGCGGCGACGAGCTGGAGGGCTGCACCTACCAGCACGTCTTCTACCCGCGCACGGGGAAGATCCTCCTGGGCGAGCACGTCACCCTGGATGCCGGTACGGGCCTGGTGCACACCGCGCCGGGCCACGGCCAGGAGGACTACGAGGTGGGCCTGAAGTACGGGCTCGACATCTACAACCCCGTGCGCCACGACGGCCGCTACGACGACAGCGTGGGCGAGGGGCTCGCGGGCAAGAAGGTCTTCGAGGCCAACCCGCTCGTCATCGACCGGCTCGTCGAGCGCGGCGTGCTGCTCAACGCCCGCACGGACACCGTGGCCCACAGCTACCCGCACTGCTGGCGCTGCCACCACCCCGTCATCCTGAGCGCCACCTACCAGTGGTTCATCCCGCTCGACCAGCCGCTCACCCAGGGCCGCACGTTCCGCGAGCGCGTGCTCGACGAGGTGGACCGCGTACAGTGGGTGCCCGGCTGGGGCCAGAGCCGCATCCGGGGCATGCTCGAGACGCGTCCGGACTGGTGCATCAGCCGTCAGCGCACCTGGGGCGTGCCCATCCCCATCGCCTACTGCGCGGGCTGCGAGGACGCCGTCATCTCCCCCGAGCTGATGGAGAAGGTGGCCGCGGCCGTGGAGAAGGAGGGCGCGGGCGTGTGGTACCGCACCCCGGTGAAGGACTTCCTGCCCCCGGGCCACGTGTGCGGCAAGTGCGGCGGGGCGGAGTTCCGCCGCGAGACGGACATCCTGGACGTGTGGTTCGACTCGGCGTGCATGTTCAGCGCCGTGCTGGACCGGCGCCAGCGCATCCCCGCGGACCTGTTCCTCGAGGGCAGCGATCAGCACCGCGGCTGGTTCCACTCCTCCATCCTCGTGTCCGTGGGCACGCGCGACGTGTCGCCCTACAAGGCCTGCCTCACCCACGGCTTCGTGGTGGATGGCCAGGGCGAGAAGATGTCCAAGAGCAAGGGCAACGTGGTGGCCCCGGACAAGATCATCCAGCAGTACGGCGCCGAGGTGCTGCGCCTGTGGGTGGCCAGCAGCGACTACCGCAACGACGTGCGCCTGTCGGATCAGATCCTCAAGGGCCTGAGCGAGGGCTACCGGAAGATCCGCAACACCCTGCGCTACGCGCTGAGCAACCTGTACGACTTCGACCCGGTGAAGGACGCGGTGGCCCCGGAGGCCTTGCCCGCGCTGGACCAGTGGGCGCGTGGCCGGCTCGCGGAGGTGGTGACGCGCGTGAAGCGGGCCTACGAGGCCTACGAGTTCCACCTCGTGTACGCCACGGTGGTGGACTTCTGCGCGGGCGACCTGTCGGCGGTGTACTTCGACATCCTCAAGGACCGGCTCTACACGTCGCGCGCCTCGGGGCCGGCCCGACGCGCCGCCCAGACGGTGCTGTACGAGGTGGCCTCGGTGCTCCTGCGGGTGCTCTCCCCCATCATGAGCTTCACCGCCGAGGAGGCCTGGCAGTACCTGCCCGGGGACAAGACCGAGAGCATCTTCCTCACCGACTTCCCCGAGCCCGGCGTGCAGCCCGACCCGGCCCTGGCCGAGCGCTACACGAAGCTCTTCGCGGTGCGCTCGGCGGTGCAGGGCCTCTTGGAGGCCGCGCGGCGCGAGAAGATGATCGGCGCCTCGCTGGAGGCCCGCGTGGTGCTCTCCGCGCGCGGCGCGGCGCGCGACTTCCTCCAGGCCCACGCGGCGGAGCTGCCCGGCCTGCTCATCGTGAGCCAGGTGGACCTGGCGGACGCGGCGGGGGACAAGGCCCGGGCGCTCGACGTGACCCAGGCGCTGGGCGGCGACGTCTCCGCCGAGGTGCTGTCCGCCCGGGGTGCCAAGTGCCCCCGCTGCTGGACCTACGCGGAGGCGGTGGCCGAGGGCGCGCCTGTCTGCGGCAAGTGCCAGGACGCGCTCGCCTGA
- a CDS encoding cytochrome P450, protein MQPQSLPPGPRFKPVQTWRFLRDPTRFGLEARARHGDPFTAPLPVGQVVMTGKPEGLREIFSADPSVFEPLGGLPLGPVVGPRSMLLLGGARHKRERKLLMPPFHGERMRAYGQTLRELALRAAAGLRPGEGLRAQDLTQDISLEAIIQIVFGVQEPARVRRFREEIVPALETYTPLLMMAIPLRRSFGGVGPWARFQHHLARVNALLHEEMTNRRGHEAGHTDILSLLLSARDEDGQGMTDEELSDELRTLLLAGHETTAIGMAWALHYVHRQPETLARLREELAALGPSPEPEALARLPYLGAVCDEALRIHPVVPVVGRRTLAPFTLLGRELPVGTAVMASICLAHASPELYPEPERFRPERFLERKYSPFEYLPFGGGARRCIGAAFAQYEMRVVLGSLLAAHRFSSPPHAADERPQRRNVTIGPRGGAPLVYEGPVPA, encoded by the coding sequence ATGCAGCCCCAGTCCTTGCCGCCGGGTCCACGCTTCAAGCCCGTGCAGACGTGGCGGTTCTTGAGGGATCCCACCCGTTTCGGACTCGAGGCGCGGGCGCGGCACGGCGACCCCTTCACCGCGCCCTTGCCGGTGGGCCAGGTGGTGATGACGGGCAAGCCCGAGGGGCTCCGGGAAATTTTCAGCGCGGACCCCTCGGTGTTCGAGCCCCTGGGCGGCCTGCCGCTGGGGCCGGTGGTGGGGCCCCGGTCGATGCTGCTGCTCGGCGGCGCGCGGCACAAGCGGGAGCGCAAGCTGCTCATGCCCCCGTTCCATGGCGAGCGCATGCGCGCGTATGGGCAGACCCTGCGCGAGCTCGCCCTGCGCGCGGCGGCGGGCTTGCGTCCCGGCGAGGGCCTGCGCGCGCAGGACCTCACCCAGGACATCTCCCTTGAGGCCATCATCCAGATCGTCTTCGGGGTGCAGGAGCCCGCGCGCGTGCGGCGCTTCCGCGAGGAGATCGTGCCCGCCCTGGAGACGTACACGCCGCTCTTGATGATGGCCATTCCGCTGCGCCGCTCCTTCGGCGGGGTGGGGCCCTGGGCGCGCTTCCAGCACCACCTGGCGCGGGTGAATGCCCTGCTCCACGAGGAGATGACGAACCGGCGCGGGCACGAGGCGGGGCACACGGACATCCTCAGCCTGCTGCTGTCCGCGCGGGACGAGGACGGCCAGGGCATGACGGACGAGGAGCTGAGCGACGAGCTGCGCACGCTGCTGCTCGCCGGCCACGAGACCACGGCCATCGGCATGGCGTGGGCCCTCCACTACGTGCACCGCCAGCCGGAGACCCTGGCGCGCCTGCGCGAGGAGCTCGCGGCCCTGGGCCCCTCGCCCGAGCCGGAGGCGCTCGCCCGGCTGCCCTACCTGGGCGCGGTGTGCGACGAGGCGCTGCGCATCCACCCGGTGGTGCCGGTGGTGGGGCGCCGCACGCTCGCGCCCTTCACGCTGCTCGGGCGGGAGCTGCCCGTGGGCACCGCCGTCATGGCCTCCATCTGCCTGGCGCACGCGAGCCCGGAACTCTACCCCGAGCCGGAGCGCTTCCGGCCCGAGCGCTTCCTCGAGCGCAAGTACTCGCCGTTCGAGTACCTGCCCTTCGGAGGCGGGGCCCGGCGCTGCATCGGCGCGGCGTTCGCGCAGTACGAGATGCGGGTGGTGCTCGGCTCGTTGCTCGCCGCGCACCGCTTCTCCTCGCCGCCCCACGCCGCCGACGAGCGGCCCCAGCGCCGCAACGTCACCATCGGACCGCGGGGGGGCGCGCCCCTGGTCTACGAAGGCCCCGTGCCCGCATGA